A genomic window from Desulfonatronovibrio magnus includes:
- a CDS encoding glycosyltransferase family 2 protein, with translation MPTWAHELDFSMVAIVMPVYQGEAFLAHQIESILGQSYPQISLYIRDDGSTDSSRKIVSCFAEKDARIKVMDSNGQHLGVTGSIKAILRHVKESVVFFADQDDIWSRHKISTMLEHMPDNGLGSIPVVVFSDLEVVDENLESITGSFWEVSGIDPHKLKFIDIIRRNCVTGCACMINKAMLEKMTAMPDKAVHDWWTACVAAKLGIIIPLSRSLVQYRQHGGNKIGMQAGGLKKLSRLLNDESFRTKFSEQMLNSINHLLAVRVYFSQKMNISEYIGIHWELLRRYFFYVVTKR, from the coding sequence ATGCCGACCTGGGCGCATGAACTGGATTTTTCCATGGTCGCCATTGTCATGCCTGTTTATCAGGGCGAAGCATTTCTTGCTCACCAGATTGAATCTATTTTGGGACAGTCGTATCCACAAATCAGTTTATATATCAGGGATGACGGGTCAACCGATTCTTCCAGAAAGATTGTCAGCTGCTTTGCGGAAAAAGATGCTCGAATCAAAGTAATGGACTCTAATGGTCAGCACCTTGGTGTTACGGGATCCATAAAAGCTATTTTGAGACATGTTAAAGAGAGTGTGGTTTTTTTTGCAGATCAAGATGACATCTGGTCAAGGCATAAGATATCTACCATGCTTGAACACATGCCTGACAATGGGCTTGGCAGTATCCCCGTGGTAGTCTTTTCCGATCTTGAAGTTGTTGATGAGAATCTTGAATCCATAACTGGTTCATTCTGGGAAGTTTCCGGAATTGACCCCCATAAATTAAAGTTTATAGATATTATTCGCAGAAATTGTGTTACAGGGTGTGCTTGCATGATTAACAAGGCTATGCTTGAGAAAATGACGGCAATGCCGGACAAGGCTGTTCATGACTGGTGGACAGCCTGTGTAGCAGCAAAATTGGGAATAATCATACCTTTAAGTCGCAGTCTTGTTCAGTATCGTCAACATGGGGGGAACAAAATTGGTATGCAGGCAGGAGGCTTAAAAAAGTTGTCCCGCCTGTTGAATGATGAATCTTTTAGAACAAAGTTTTCTGAACAGATGCTTAACTCAATTAACCATCTTTTGGCCGTGAGAGTTTATTTTTCGCAAAAAATGAATATTTCAGAATACATTGGTATTCATTGGGAGTTGTTACGTAGATATTTTTTTTATGTTGTTACTAAACGGTAA
- a CDS encoding immunoglobulin domain-containing protein: MQTITYNLRFITTRAKLLTILWLLLIHGTPVLSIETDSHDFTQSTSDLHNANSIFRFLESQFSDILYPSQITNSTNGIYYRVYPMANLSLCIMDNSLFLLEDTGGIGVWHNVGTVKQWLDIIAGQPVFTIHPQNQIMPDYLSIPPPAVTFRARATGISPLKYQWQVSSSFGIIWEDIPDATDKTLTVYRFSDHDVDGLLFRCRVTGTYSSVSSTSALLRHARQHSPSIVSHPADQVMPDYLTSPAPYVTFRANAEGDEPLHYQWQVGRFDAESVLRWTNIKEATETSLRIYALTDLSDSGTFFRCRVTNRHGAAITTSARIFY, translated from the coding sequence ATGCAGACTATTACTTATAACTTGAGATTCATAACAACCAGGGCCAAACTCCTGACCATCCTCTGGCTCTTGCTGATCCATGGCACTCCTGTACTCTCAATTGAGACAGATAGCCATGACTTCACTCAGAGCACGTCAGACTTACACAATGCCAACTCAATTTTTCGATTTCTGGAATCCCAGTTCTCTGATATACTCTATCCCTCACAAATTACAAATAGCACCAACGGCATATATTATCGCGTCTACCCAATGGCAAATCTTTCGCTTTGCATAATGGATAATTCGCTTTTTCTGCTCGAGGATACCGGCGGCATCGGTGTATGGCACAATGTTGGAACTGTTAAGCAGTGGCTGGATATCATTGCCGGGCAACCTGTTTTTACAATCCATCCCCAAAACCAGATAATGCCTGATTATCTCTCTATTCCACCGCCTGCAGTAACATTTAGAGCCAGGGCAACAGGCATTTCTCCCCTCAAATATCAATGGCAGGTTTCATCCAGCTTTGGAATAATCTGGGAAGATATTCCTGATGCTACAGACAAAACTCTGACAGTTTACAGATTCAGTGACCATGATGTCGACGGTCTCCTTTTCAGATGCCGAGTAACTGGCACTTACAGCAGCGTTTCCTCTACCAGTGCCTTGCTCAGACATGCCAGGCAGCATAGCCCATCCATTGTCTCCCATCCTGCAGACCAGGTCATGCCTGATTATCTCACAAGCCCAGCTCCATATGTGACTTTCAGAGCCAATGCAGAAGGAGACGAACCGCTTCATTATCAGTGGCAGGTAGGACGGTTTGATGCTGAGAGTGTTCTGCGCTGGACCAATATTAAAGAAGCTACAGAAACTTCATTGCGTATTTATGCATTAACCGACCTTTCCGACAGCGGCACTTTTTTCCGCTGTCGTGTTACCAACAGGCATGGGGCCGCAATAACAACAAGTGCCAGAATTTTTTATTAG
- a CDS encoding glycosyltransferase, with amino-acid sequence MILTASIVRYNNNPDLINSVLRQLTESIHHIKVYIIDNSSVSIAGLLDSKCSFEYIHSPYNSGFGAGHNQAIKIAMGYNSKYHLVINPDIEFDPSVINELFLFMEQNSDVGNVMPLVTYPDGRNQYLAKMMPNPLTLMLRLVHYYIPEWMVRKASRKYELHDLPLDSPIDVPSLSGCFMFLRCDALREAGFFDERFFLYFEDYDLNRRIRQKYKTVFYPGVSIIHHFERASRRDLVAFMHHLFSAFKYFNKWGWFFDAARRNENRKVQFSIALNNHLVSANIAHKKTVCKDSIKSIALISNQAFSQLNFRGSMIRELSGKGIIVYTLAPDYNLDLRKKARSLGAIPISFHLDRIGTSPLVDFKDIFLLSGLLKRLSPDAVFCNFIKPVIYGSFAAQKAGISNIYSMISGLGYLFTDSPKHYSLKNPAFKRAASMLYKMALKHNKRVFFHNPDDLAVFVSSGVLEKEKAVRVFGSGVDVGYYMPETVKNEKMQFILIARLLFDKGIREYAQAAKNIKSKYPQTHFLLMGGKDINPAGLNFEEVSQWVDSGVIEWPGQVQDVRPWLRKSSVFVLPSWREGTPRSTLEAMACGKAIITTDVPGCRETVFPDSETGKFNYLKGGKLKAGINGIMVPVRDPSALAQAMEYMINNPDKVVEMGRQSRLMAEKYYDVRKVNRVIFEEMGIL; translated from the coding sequence ATGATCCTTACCGCATCAATAGTACGCTATAATAACAATCCAGATCTCATCAATTCAGTGCTCAGGCAGCTGACTGAGTCTATCCACCATATTAAAGTCTATATAATAGACAATTCATCTGTTTCAATAGCTGGGCTTCTGGATAGCAAATGCAGCTTTGAATATATCCATTCTCCATACAACTCAGGCTTTGGCGCAGGTCACAACCAGGCTATAAAAATAGCAATGGGATATAATTCTAAGTACCACCTGGTGATAAATCCTGATATTGAATTTGATCCTTCAGTAATAAATGAACTTTTTTTGTTCATGGAGCAAAACTCTGATGTAGGCAATGTCATGCCCCTGGTGACTTATCCTGACGGCCGTAACCAATACCTGGCCAAAATGATGCCTAATCCCCTCACTTTGATGCTCAGACTTGTACATTACTACATCCCGGAGTGGATGGTCCGAAAAGCGAGCAGAAAATATGAACTGCATGATCTTCCACTGGATAGCCCCATAGATGTTCCATCACTTTCAGGGTGTTTCATGTTTCTCAGGTGTGATGCGTTGCGTGAGGCTGGTTTTTTTGATGAACGTTTCTTTCTGTATTTTGAGGATTATGATCTGAATAGAAGGATCAGACAAAAATACAAAACAGTTTTCTACCCTGGCGTGTCAATTATCCACCATTTTGAAAGGGCATCCAGAAGAGATTTAGTAGCCTTTATGCACCATCTGTTTTCAGCATTTAAGTATTTTAACAAATGGGGCTGGTTTTTCGATGCTGCAAGGAGAAACGAAAACAGAAAGGTGCAATTCAGCATAGCCTTGAATAATCATCTCGTTTCAGCAAATATTGCTCACAAAAAAACTGTCTGCAAAGACAGTATCAAGTCCATCGCGCTTATATCGAACCAGGCCTTTTCACAGCTTAATTTCAGGGGGTCCATGATTAGAGAGCTGAGTGGCAAGGGGATAATAGTTTACACTCTTGCTCCTGACTATAACCTTGATCTTCGAAAAAAAGCTCGCAGTCTGGGAGCTATTCCCATCAGCTTTCATCTGGACAGGATAGGAACCAGCCCATTGGTGGACTTTAAAGATATTTTTCTGTTAAGTGGCTTGTTGAAAAGACTCAGCCCTGATGCTGTTTTCTGCAACTTTATTAAACCGGTAATATATGGGTCTTTTGCTGCTCAAAAAGCTGGAATTTCAAATATTTATTCCATGATTTCCGGGTTGGGATACCTGTTTACAGACAGCCCGAAACATTACTCTCTTAAGAATCCAGCTTTCAAAAGGGCTGCTAGTATGCTCTATAAAATGGCTCTCAAGCATAACAAGAGGGTTTTCTTTCATAATCCGGATGATCTGGCTGTATTTGTCAGTTCGGGTGTGCTTGAAAAGGAAAAAGCAGTCAGGGTTTTTGGCTCAGGGGTGGATGTGGGCTATTATATGCCTGAAACAGTAAAGAATGAAAAAATGCAGTTTATTCTCATTGCAAGGTTGTTGTTTGATAAGGGCATACGAGAATACGCCCAGGCAGCTAAAAATATCAAATCAAAGTACCCGCAGACTCATTTTTTACTTATGGGAGGAAAAGACATCAACCCTGCAGGCCTTAACTTCGAGGAAGTCAGTCAGTGGGTTGATTCAGGCGTAATAGAGTGGCCGGGACAGGTCCAGGATGTCCGCCCCTGGCTCAGAAAATCCAGTGTTTTTGTTCTTCCCTCCTGGAGGGAAGGAACTCCCAGAAGTACTCTGGAGGCCATGGCATGCGGCAAGGCCATAATTACTACAGATGTTCCCGGATGCAGGGAAACAGTTTTTCCTGATTCTGAAACCGGAAAGTTTAACTATCTCAAGGGTGGTAAACTTAAGGCAGGTATAAACGGGATCATGGTCCCGGTCAGGGATCCCAGTGCTTTGGCACAAGCCATGGAGTACATGATAAATAACCCGGACAAGGTTGTAGAGATGGGAAGACAGAGCAGGCTGATGGCTGAAAAATATTATGACGTGCGTAAGGTGAACAGGGTTATATTTGAAGAAATGGGAATTCTATAA